A region of Ochotona princeps isolate mOchPri1 chromosome 9, mOchPri1.hap1, whole genome shotgun sequence DNA encodes the following proteins:
- the LOC101534722 gene encoding LOW QUALITY PROTEIN: uncharacterized protein LOC101534722 (The sequence of the model RefSeq protein was modified relative to this genomic sequence to represent the inferred CDS: inserted 1 base in 1 codon; substituted 1 base at 1 genomic stop codon), with translation MPCESPPKGQENGKTISLCLRDLQAGGRMQVINQSTCHAQLNLTKTPNFTAVLVVPSGFLASHRGVVFKVPSRFAHIKRKDAGGEPCESVLASCLPRVKQAEWWQSSAGRWPAAPRQEEDTACLELDSHSGVSRKAHGALAAARAPGPLLVTPWRLRESELAAGDGAPGPAAASSDGFAAEWPRGAPREPLQANEPGARDRLARPFASRPPWGLRNREMSVTPAPPPALHFPPPGFRQTFRARKSVARAVAAGVGGGPAAGRCGACRAADGDAGAPERLRQGITNKAPESFPFPVVLCWCGDARCHSVSRVNPVRLFSIHLGTCPYNSATFLILEEEDAEDCGAEVGSSSLGFTKVMLEDGRSKGFGFVSFSSPEEATKAVAEMNGRIVGSKPXYVALAQRKEERKAHLTNQYMQCVAGMRTLPANAILNQFQPAAGGYFVPAVPQAQGRPPYYTPNQLAQMKPNPRWQQGGRPXGFQVMPSAIRQDGPRPTLHHLAPTGSECPDRLAMDFGGAGAIQQGLTDTCQSGGVPAAVQNLAPRAAVAAPAPRAVARYKYVSAVCSPHPGIQPVQAPQPAVHVQGQEPLTASMLAAAPPPAPEQKQMLGERLFPLIQTMHANLAGKITWMLLEIDNSELLHMLESPESLRSKVDEAMAVLQAHHAKKEAAQKVGAVAAATS, from the exons ATGCCCTGCGAGAGTCCTCCAAAGGGCCAGGAAAACGGGAAAACCATTTCTCTTTGCCTTCGGGATCTTCAAGCTGGTGGCCGCATGCAAGTCATTAATCAGTCCACTTGCCATGCTCAACTGAATTTGACAAAG ACGCCTAATTTCACCGCAGTCCTGGTGGTCCCTTCCGGTTTTTTGGCCTCTCACAGAGGAGTGGTTTTCAAAGTGCCATCGCGCTTTGCTCACATCAAGAGAAAGGATGCGGGCGGAGAACCGTGCGAGTCTGTTCTTGCTTCCTGTCTTCCGCGTGTAAAGCAGGCAGAGTGGTGGCAGTCCAGCGCGGGGCGGTGGCCAGCAGCGCCTCGGCAGGAAGAGGACACCGCCT GCTTGGAATTAGATTCGCATTCGGGGGTCAGCAG AAAGGCGCACGGTGCCCTCGCCGCGGCCCGGGCGCCTGGACCTCTGCTGGTGACCCCGTGGCGGCTGCGGGAGAGCGAGCTCGCTGCGGGGGACGGTGcgcctggccctgctgctgcaAGCAGCGATGGGTTTGCGGCCGAGTGGCCTCGCGGGGCCCCGAGGGAGCCGCTGCAGGCCAATGAGCCCGGGGCTCGGGACCGGCTGGCCCGCCCGTTCGCCAGCCGGCCGCCCTGGGGCCTTAGGAACCGGGAAATGAGC GTTACCCcggccccacctcctgccctccactttccacctcctggctttcggCAAACTTTCCGGGCTAGAAAAAGTGTTGCGCGGGCTGTGGCTGCCGGGGTGGGTGGGGGACCTGCTGCTGGGAGATGCGGCGCCTGCCGCGCAGCTGACGGCGACGCGGGAGCTCCGGAGCGGCTCCGCCAG GGTATTACCAACAAAGCACCTGAATCTTTCCCATTTCCTGTTGTTCTGTGCTGGTGTGGGGACGCACGGTGCCATAGTGTGAGCAGAGTAAATCCAGTCAGGTTGTTTTCCATTCATCTTGGAACCTGTCCCTACAACTCTGCGACATTTCTCATCTTGGAGGAAGAAGATGCTGAAGattgtggagctgaagttggcAGCTCTTCTCTTGGTTTTACTAAGGTGATGCTAGAGGATGGAAGAAGCAAAGGGTTTGGCTTTGTTAGCTTCTCATCTCCGGAAGAGGCTACCAAAGCAGTCGCTGAGATGAATGGACGCATCGTGGGCTCCAAGC CTTACGTTGCCCTGgcccagagaaaggaagagagaaaggcccATCTGACCAATCAGTACATGCAGTGTGTGGCTGGAATGAGAACACTCCCCGCCAATGCCATCTTAAATCAGTTCCAGCCTGCAGCTGGTGGTTATTTTGTGCCAGcggttccacaggctcagggaagACCTCCTTATTACACCCCTAACCAGCTAGCACAGATGAAGCCTAATCCACGCTGGCAGCAAGGTGGGAGACCCTAAGGCTTCCAAGTAATGCCAAGTGCTATACGCCAGGATGGGCCTCGTCCAACTCTTCACCATCTGGCTCCAACTGGGTCTGAGTGCCCGGACCGCTTGGCTATGGACTTTGGTGGGGCTGGTGCCATCCAGCAAGGGTTGACTGACACCTGCCAGTCTGGAGGTGTTCCAGCAGCTGTGCAAAACCTAGCACCTcgcgctgctgttgctgcccctGCCCCTAGAGCGGTCGCGCGATACAAATACGTGTCCGCTGTCTGCAGCCCTCACCCTGGCATACAGCCTGTGCAGGCCCCCCAGCCCGCTGTCCACGTGCAGGGGCAGGAGCCTCTGACCGCCTCCATGCTGGCCGCAGcacctccccccgccccagaACAGAAGCAGATGCTGGGAGAACGATTGTTCCCCCTCATCCAAACGATGCACGCAAACCTGGCCGGGAAGATCACG